A stretch of the Haloplanus aerogenes genome encodes the following:
- a CDS encoding DUF367 family protein yields the protein MDCHVRYAGDDDPDKCTARKLARFDLVELHRSDRATPYGVVLNPHAEQALSPADAADTETLVALDCSWESAGEARFSLPGNHRALPYLVAANPVNFGKPFRLTTVEALAAGLVILGHRPHAERLLSKFTWGETFLDLNDEPLRRYAACDDSADVVAVQGEYLDR from the coding sequence GTGGACTGTCACGTGCGCTACGCGGGCGACGACGACCCCGACAAGTGTACGGCCCGCAAACTCGCCCGGTTCGACCTCGTCGAGTTACACCGCTCGGACCGGGCGACGCCGTACGGGGTCGTGCTCAATCCTCACGCGGAGCAAGCGCTGTCGCCGGCCGATGCGGCGGACACGGAGACGCTCGTCGCCCTCGACTGCTCGTGGGAGTCGGCCGGCGAGGCGCGATTCTCCCTCCCGGGCAACCACCGCGCGCTCCCGTACCTCGTTGCCGCCAACCCCGTCAACTTCGGGAAGCCGTTCCGCCTGACGACGGTCGAGGCACTGGCCGCGGGGCTGGTCATCCTCGGTCACCGCCCCCATGCCGAACGCCTCCTCTCGAAGTTCACGTGGGGCGAGACGTTCCTCGACCTCAACGACGAACCCTTGCGGCGGTACGCCGCCTGCGACGATTCGGCGGACGTGGTGGCGGTGCAGGGCGAGTATCTGGACCGCTAG
- a CDS encoding NOG1 family protein, whose amino-acid sequence MIFEGLPTTPWSEELIDKAFSRAARSGRAKSGVEAQQSMLQTAGNILSDNLENVVTEWPDFGVVDPFYRELADAVLRREMGTRIADDGSEQVGIDALRASLSEVTWASRQVEEIQREYNRKLRKTDAETARKHRKQAFARMADVVEEVADDLRRIGEARDALRDLPDIRPDEPTIVVAGYPNVGKSSFVNAVTRADNEIARYPFTTRGIQIGHFERDHIRYQIIDTPGLLDRPEAERNDIESQAVSALAHLADAVLFVVDASESCGYPLEAQLDLRDAVVDRFDAPVLTVCNKSDRSRDVEADAYMSISEGENVDDVLDLAVETVDWEPDLPSR is encoded by the coding sequence ATGATTTTCGAAGGCCTGCCGACCACGCCATGGTCGGAGGAACTCATCGACAAGGCGTTCTCGCGGGCCGCGCGCTCCGGCCGTGCGAAGTCGGGGGTGGAAGCCCAGCAGTCTATGCTGCAGACGGCGGGAAACATCCTCTCGGACAATCTGGAGAACGTGGTGACGGAGTGGCCGGATTTCGGCGTCGTCGACCCGTTCTATCGCGAACTCGCGGACGCGGTGTTGCGGCGGGAGATGGGAACCAGAATCGCCGACGACGGCTCCGAACAGGTGGGCATCGACGCCCTCCGCGCCAGCCTCTCGGAGGTGACGTGGGCGAGCCGGCAGGTCGAGGAGATTCAGCGCGAGTACAACCGGAAACTCCGAAAGACCGACGCCGAGACGGCCCGAAAGCATCGCAAGCAGGCGTTCGCGCGGATGGCGGACGTGGTCGAGGAAGTTGCCGACGACCTCCGGCGGATCGGGGAGGCACGCGACGCCCTTCGTGACCTGCCCGACATCCGCCCGGACGAACCGACCATCGTCGTCGCGGGTTACCCCAACGTCGGCAAGTCGTCGTTCGTGAACGCGGTCACCCGCGCCGACAACGAGATCGCGCGCTACCCGTTCACCACCCGCGGCATCCAGATCGGTCACTTCGAGCGCGACCACATCCGCTACCAGATCATCGACACGCCGGGCCTGCTGGACCGCCCCGAGGCGGAACGCAACGACATCGAGAGTCAGGCAGTGAGCGCGCTGGCCCACCTCGCGGACGCCGTCCTCTTCGTCGTCGACGCCAGCGAGTCGTGTGGCTACCCCCTAGAGGCGCAACTCGACCTGCGCGACGCGGTCGTCGACCGTTTCGACGCGCCCGTCCTCACGGTCTGTAACAAGAGCGACCGCTCCCGGGATGTCGAGGCCGACGCGTACATGAGCATCAGCGAGGGTGAGAACGTCGACGACGTGCTGGATCTGGCGGTCGAGACGGTCGACTGGGAACCCGACCTCCCGTCGCGCTAG
- a CDS encoding SIMPL domain-containing protein: protein MKRVIVLTLVAVVLLAGCTAPLQTGASDADSSSTISVSATGSATADPDRAVVSVAVETTADSADGARAQVARDVESVRTALANANIPDANVTTTGFGIAPEYDFTDGDRRVVGYRAVHSLAVEATPARAGEIIDLAVGAGATRIDGVHFTLSDERRADLRATALDRAMASARTDADGLAAAADLSVVGVQHVTTGADFTPYPATRFEDAAGGTVLQPAPVSVTTTVDVTYSAR from the coding sequence ATGAAACGTGTGATTGTCCTGACACTCGTTGCCGTCGTCCTCCTCGCCGGCTGTACCGCCCCGCTCCAGACCGGCGCGAGCGACGCCGATAGTAGTTCGACCATCTCGGTGTCGGCCACCGGGTCGGCAACGGCGGATCCCGACCGCGCGGTCGTGAGCGTTGCCGTCGAGACGACGGCCGACAGCGCGGACGGCGCCCGCGCGCAGGTAGCCCGTGACGTCGAGAGCGTCCGAACGGCGCTCGCGAACGCGAACATCCCCGACGCGAACGTGACCACGACCGGGTTCGGTATCGCACCGGAGTACGACTTCACCGACGGCGACCGCCGCGTCGTCGGCTACCGTGCGGTCCACTCGCTGGCCGTCGAGGCGACGCCCGCCCGCGCCGGCGAAATCATCGACCTCGCCGTCGGCGCGGGAGCGACGCGCATCGACGGCGTCCACTTCACGCTGAGCGACGAACGCCGGGCGGACCTCCGAGCGACGGCGCTCGACCGCGCAATGGCCTCGGCCCGCACCGACGCGGACGGCCTCGCGGCCGCCGCCGACCTCTCGGTGGTCGGCGTCCAGCACGTCACCACCGGCGCCGACTTCACGCCCTACCCCGCCACCCGGTTCGAGGACGCCGCGGGCGGGACGGTCCTCCAACCCGCGCCCGTCTCGGTGACCACTACCGTCGACGTGACGTATTCGGCCCGCTAG
- a CDS encoding 5-formyltetrahydrofolate cyclo-ligase, with translation MDKQALRERVWDDLEESGEARFPFPPHGRIPNFAGASEAAGRLTATAEWQAADTVKSNPDAPQLPVRRAALRAGKTVYVAVPRLRDEHPFRRLDPDAIDDYDAATTVSGIDEYGTPVDPEEMARIDLIVSGSVAVNEVGARVGKGEGYSDLEFAVLRGFDLVDDGTTTATTVHERQVVADVPSPAAHDVPMDLVVTPERVVRSVGGSKPSGIDWNALDDERIEAMPILVRLREV, from the coding sequence ATGGACAAACAGGCGCTCCGGGAGCGGGTGTGGGACGATCTGGAGGAGAGCGGCGAGGCACGCTTTCCCTTCCCACCCCACGGCCGTATCCCGAACTTCGCGGGGGCGAGCGAGGCGGCCGGCCGCCTCACAGCGACGGCGGAGTGGCAGGCCGCGGACACGGTCAAATCGAACCCCGACGCGCCGCAACTCCCGGTGCGGCGCGCCGCACTCCGGGCGGGCAAGACGGTGTACGTGGCCGTGCCACGTCTGCGCGACGAACACCCGTTCCGTCGGCTCGACCCCGACGCAATCGACGACTATGACGCCGCGACGACGGTCAGCGGCATCGACGAGTACGGCACGCCTGTCGACCCCGAGGAGATGGCGCGGATCGACCTGATCGTCAGCGGGAGCGTCGCCGTGAACGAGGTCGGCGCTCGCGTCGGCAAGGGTGAGGGGTACAGCGATCTGGAGTTCGCGGTCCTCCGCGGATTCGACCTCGTGGACGATGGAACGACGACGGCGACGACCGTCCACGAGCGACAGGTCGTGGCGGACGTGCCGTCGCCCGCGGCGCACGACGTGCCGATGGATCTGGTCGTGACGCCGGAGCGGGTGGTCCGGAGCGTCGGCGGATCCAAGCCCTCGGGTATCGACTGGAACGCCCTCGACGACGAGCGAATCGAGGCGATGCCGATTCTGGTGCGACTGCGGGAGGTGTGA
- the engB gene encoding GTP-binding protein EngB, with protein MFEDRPDRDEVVLVGRSNVGKSTLMRELTGYSVSTGRKPGVTRQPNHFDWVSENFMFTDLPGFGFMSGVPEEQREQIKTDVVRYIEANADDILAGVLVVDGKSVIDIIDRHSGEDEIPHDVELFHFLRELEIPTVVAVNKMDKVDDRDERLDDLCDRLGILPPWQQWQDTIAPICAKRGDIDALSDALATHFHEQKRDDLLKFL; from the coding sequence ATGTTCGAGGATCGCCCGGACCGCGACGAAGTCGTCCTCGTCGGCCGGTCGAACGTGGGCAAGTCGACGCTGATGCGGGAGTTGACGGGCTACTCGGTCTCCACCGGCCGCAAGCCAGGCGTGACCCGCCAGCCCAACCACTTCGACTGGGTGTCGGAGAACTTCATGTTCACCGACCTCCCCGGCTTCGGGTTCATGTCCGGCGTCCCCGAGGAGCAACGCGAGCAGATCAAGACGGACGTGGTGCGGTACATCGAGGCCAACGCCGACGACATCCTCGCCGGCGTCCTCGTCGTCGACGGCAAGAGCGTCATCGACATCATCGACCGCCACAGCGGCGAGGACGAGATTCCACACGACGTGGAACTGTTTCACTTCCTTCGGGAACTGGAGATTCCGACCGTCGTCGCCGTCAACAAGATGGACAAGGTGGACGACCGGGACGAACGGTTGGACGACCTGTGTGATCGGTTGGGAATCCTCCCGCCGTGGCAACAGTGGCAGGACACCATCGCCCCCATCTGTGCCAAGCGCGGCGACATCGACGCCCTCTCCGACGCGCTGGCGACACATTTCCACGAGCAGAAGCGGGACGACCTGCTGAAGTTCCTCTGA
- the ddh gene encoding D-2-hydroxyacid dehydrogenase: MPHISTLGVHESVDEVFPAAVFRDALADAGPSVEIVDSDDDLTALDALVTFEYEEYFLDAGLDWIHSIQAGVDRFPFDALQERGIALTNSTGIHGDVVGETAVGLMLSFARRLHAHRSNQERGEWVKPAWDDAFPLRRESACVVGLGTLGRGIATRASALGMDVTGVKRTPTPVDGVDEVYPPEDLHDAIADARFVALAVPLTDDTEKMMSTPEFEAMRDDAYVINVARGPVVDQSALVDALDASEISGAGLDVFETEPLPADSTLWDRDEVILTPHAAGFNEEYYERVATIVRENLRRQREGESLTNRVV; encoded by the coding sequence ATGCCCCACATTTCGACACTCGGCGTCCACGAGTCGGTCGACGAGGTGTTTCCCGCGGCCGTCTTCCGCGACGCCCTCGCGGACGCCGGCCCGTCGGTCGAAATCGTCGATTCGGACGACGACCTCACCGCCCTCGACGCCCTCGTCACGTTCGAGTACGAGGAGTACTTCCTCGACGCCGGCCTCGACTGGATTCACTCGATTCAGGCGGGCGTCGACCGCTTCCCCTTCGACGCCCTGCAGGAGCGCGGTATCGCCCTCACCAACAGCACCGGCATCCACGGCGACGTGGTCGGTGAGACGGCGGTCGGTCTCATGCTCTCCTTTGCCCGCCGCCTGCACGCCCACCGGTCGAATCAGGAGCGCGGCGAGTGGGTCAAACCCGCGTGGGACGACGCCTTCCCCCTGCGCCGGGAGTCGGCCTGCGTCGTCGGCCTCGGGACGCTCGGCCGCGGTATCGCCACCCGCGCCTCGGCGCTCGGGATGGACGTGACCGGCGTCAAGCGCACCCCCACGCCCGTCGACGGCGTCGACGAGGTGTACCCGCCCGAGGACCTCCACGACGCCATCGCGGACGCTCGGTTCGTCGCCCTCGCGGTGCCGCTGACCGACGACACCGAGAAGATGATGTCTACCCCGGAGTTCGAGGCCATGCGCGACGACGCCTACGTGATCAACGTCGCTCGCGGCCCCGTCGTGGACCAGTCGGCCCTCGTCGACGCCCTCGATGCCAGCGAAATCTCGGGTGCCGGCCTCGACGTGTTCGAGACCGAACCCCTCCCCGCCGACTCGACGCTCTGGGACCGCGACGAAGTGATCCTGACGCCCCACGCCGCGGGGTTCAACGAGGAGTATTACGAGCGAGTGGCGACCATCGTCCGCGAGAACCTGCGGCGACAGCGGGAGGGGGAGTCGCTGACGAATCGCGTCGTGTAG
- a CDS encoding NADPH-dependent FMN reductase, whose translation MIEKPNVVAITGSQRDGSHTATAVDIALAQARRAGAETDHVDLASLDLPLFDPDRPDAGDAEMLRRRVRAADAVLLATPMYHGSVASPLKTALDYCGFDEFEETTVGLLAVAGGAFPTAALDHLRTVARALDAWVLPHQAAVPDSHAQFADGELTDSDLRERVERLGEDLVAYAGVASCAADVAVTAETPAEAGD comes from the coding sequence ATGATAGAGAAGCCGAACGTTGTGGCAATCACAGGGAGTCAGCGTGACGGCAGCCACACGGCGACGGCCGTCGACATCGCACTGGCGCAGGCACGGCGGGCGGGTGCGGAGACGGATCACGTCGACCTCGCGAGTCTCGACCTGCCGCTTTTCGACCCCGACCGGCCCGACGCGGGGGACGCGGAGATGCTCCGCCGGCGCGTGCGGGCGGCCGACGCCGTGTTGCTCGCCACGCCGATGTACCACGGCTCCGTCGCATCGCCGCTGAAGACGGCGCTCGACTACTGCGGGTTCGACGAGTTCGAGGAGACGACGGTCGGCCTGCTTGCCGTCGCCGGCGGCGCGTTCCCGACGGCCGCGCTGGATCACCTGCGGACCGTCGCGCGGGCACTCGACGCGTGGGTGCTCCCGCACCAGGCCGCAGTCCCCGACTCGCACGCACAGTTCGCGGACGGGGAGTTGACCGATTCAGACCTCCGTGAACGGGTCGAACGGCTGGGCGAGGACCTCGTCGCCTACGCGGGCGTCGCCTCGTGTGCCGCCGACGTGGCGGTGACGGCCGAAACGCCGGCGGAAGCGGGGGACTGA